A genomic segment from Aspergillus chevalieri M1 DNA, chromosome 7, nearly complete sequence encodes:
- the ADE1 gene encoding phosphoribosylaminoimidazolesuccinocarboxamide synthase (BUSCO:EOG09260LS9;~COG:F;~EggNog:ENOG410PFD3;~InterPro:IPR001636,IPR018236,IPR028923;~PFAM:PF01259;~go_function: GO:0004639 - phosphoribosylaminoimidazolesuccinocarboxamide synthase activity [Evidence IEA];~go_process: GO:0006164 - purine nucleotide biosynthetic process [Evidence IEA]), whose protein sequence is MAEAFTNTDLQGALPLVARGKVRDLYEVDEKTLLFIATDRISAYDVIMENGVPNKGVLLTLCTRTWFKTLTEAIPSLRTHFISLDLPPQIPESLRPVLQNRSMQVRKLKILPIEAIVRGYITGSAWKEYQKSGTVHGIKIAPGLQESEAFPDGPIYTPSTKAEQGEHDENIHPDQAVNIVGESYASTIASLSIQLYKTAHAYALERGVIIADTKFEFGLDLETNEVVLADEVLTPDSSRFWPKDSYAIGRGQSSFDKQYLRDWLVQEGLKGKEGVRMSEEVAQKTSEKYKEAWEKITGGN, encoded by the exons ATGGCAGAAGCCTTCACCAACACAGACCTCCAGGGCGCATTGCCTCTCGTCGCCCGGGGCAAGGTTCGCGACTTGTACGAGGTCGACGAGAAGACCCTGCTCTTCATTGCGACTGATCGCATCTCCGCCTACGATGTGATCATGGAGAAT GGTGTCCCGAATAAAGGCGTTCTCCTGACCCTCTGCACACGGACGTGGTTCAAGACCCTGACCGAGGCCATTCCCTCGTTGCGCACGCATTTCATCTCTCTCGATCTCCCGCCGCAAATCCCCGAGTCGCTGCGACCGGTGCTCCAGAACCGGAGCATGCAGGTGCGCAAGCTGAAGATTCTTCCTATAGAGGCTATCGTTCGTGGGTACATCACCGGCTCTGCGTGGAAGGAATACCAGAAGTCGGGTACTGTGCATGGCATCAAGATTGCTCCCGGGCTGCAGGAGAGCGAAGCTTTCCCTGATGGACCGATTTACACTCCCAGCACGAAGGCTGAGCAGGGTGAGCACGATGAGAACATTCACCCCGATCAAG CCGTTAACATCGTCGGCGAATCCTACGCTTCCACAATCGCCTCCCTCTCGATCCAGCTTTACAAGACCGCTCATGCCTACGCCCTCGAGCGCGGCGTCATCATCGCAGACACAAAGTTCGAGTTCGGATTGGACCTCGAGACAAACGAGGTCGTGCTGGCAGATGAAGTCCTGACACCCGACTCGTCCCGTTTCTGGCCCAAGGATTCCTACGCGATTGGCCGTGGTCAGTCGAGTTTCGACAAGCAGTACTTGCGGGACTGGCTTGTTCAGGAGGGCTTGAAGGGCAAGGAGGGAGTTCGGATGAGTGAGGAGGTTGCGCAGAAGACTAGCGAGAAGTACAAGGAGGCGTGGGAGAAGATTACTGGCGGTAACTAG
- the APC5 gene encoding putative anaphase-promoting complex subunit Apc5 (COG:D;~EggNog:ENOG410PHQY;~InterPro:IPR026000,IPR037679,IPR011990;~PFAM:PF12862;~SECRETED:SignalP(1-22);~go_component: GO:0005680 - anaphase-promoting complex [Evidence IEA];~go_function: GO:0005515 - protein binding [Evidence IEA]): MSRYLTPSKVALLCLISIYTEGVVPNSSAIHVLSFLVSCLFPIENTGTSTSKKWETDATVSISDLEKTLSAQPSSVPGRSVWDLFLKKIWSLDSCDALEVFFAGISKMLVKSREEQIRDRDNGLAPEPETGPMRLSRNSPLGTFVRRAQLEFTRLQFHDSVRLWKGFVKYRLPTYRIWAKKNPSSEQASIDMNLLELQLDETSYLAQVVYGNMADDTEYERNVSTKDVERLLEFQIGELQRLGGRVPDEMKAQLERIIASGVTLPNLTHYIKFLDAWRAGDYPSSFDNLHRYFDYTMHSRDRSAYQYALLNLAVLQADFGCHGEAVSAMQEAVSIARESHDVNCLNFCMSWLYHFGKAFPEQMKDVQNTGMLGNEKEGLAFLKAKAKETEMWSLLSTTLLSEAKLEMQNGESLASAIENMVRASHLNVTKNHVSSMGPQLLLQTALYARIGVTHLSWLSSEIFRECYANNAPFEDYLRSTFRNCQLLAQQGRYRDVSALMKQIAPEKLRSLKANQQWTCFSGLLQLQRQIYRDDKVAADHLVTQLQSIHLPDSDISPLISFLAIEHQIRQGNYSQAFETVEKAAQTMHQDNFDIHFQVKLLCLKARILEKTDQPQRGFSLAMRAASIAHGSRLLPGLWEAICVLGGVLLSLGEFEAVSELIESIMPRVLETDDCDLAAKAHSLLVDANMGIAGVMWSQGQGNTPARKEYVNRALGYIDFAYDQYAEIEDIQGQCEMMAKKATIMHLTGDLVLANDYAAKYLDLRKQHAVEV, translated from the exons ATGAGCCGCTATCTCACTCCCTCCAAAGTTGCACTGCTGTGCCTCATCTCCATATACACTGAAGGAGTCGTCCCCAACTCCTCCGCTATCCATGTCCTCTCATTCCTGGTATCGTGTCTATTCCCTATAGAAAATACAGGAACCTCCACGTCAAAGAAATGGGAAACAGACGCTACAGTCTCAATCTCAGATTTAGAGAAGACCCTTTCCGCGCAACCTTCCTCCGTCCCAGGACGTTCAGTATGGGATCTGTTCCTGAAAAAGATCTGGTCCCTCGATTCCTGCGATGCGCTCGAGGTCTTCTTCGCGGGTATCTCCAAGATGCTAGTGAAGTCCCGTGAAGAGCAGATCCGTGACAGAGATAACGGCCTCGCTCCTGAGCCTGAAACGGGCCCTATGCGTCTTTCAAGGAACTCGCCTCTAGGCACGTTCGTGAGAAGAGCTCAGCTTGAATTTACGAGGCTGCAGTTCCATGACTCGGTTAGGTTGTGGAAGGGCTTTGTTAAATACCGCTTGCCGACATACCGCATTTGGGCGAAGAAGAACCCATCGAGCGAACAGGCATCCATCGATATGAATCTCCTTGAGCTTCAGCTGGATGAAACAAGTTATCTTGCTCAGGTTGTGTACGGTAATATGGCTGATGACACGGAGTATGAAAGGAATGTTAGCACTAAAGATGTGGAACGGTTACTGGAGTTTCAGATTGGCGAGTTGCAGA GACTGGGTGGAAGAGTTCCGGATGAGATGAAAGCGCAATTAGAACGTATCATCGCATCAGGAGTGACGCTTCCTAACCTGACCCACTATATCAA ATTCCTCGACGCCTGGAGAGCAGGAGACTATCCATCGTCATTCGACAACCTTCACCGTTACTTTGACTATACCATGCACAGCCGTGACCGGAGCGCATACCAGTATGCACTGCTCAACCTTGCTGTCCTTCAAGCAGATTTCGGATGCCATGGAGAAGCCGTTTCTGCTATGCAAGAGGCCGTTTCCATTGCCAGAGAGTCCCATGACGTGAACTGCCTGAACTTTTGCATGAGCTGGCTATATCACTTTGGCAAAGCCTTCCCCGAGCAGATGAAGGATGTCCAAAATACGGGTATGCTTGGTAATGAGAAGGAAGGGCTTGCGTTCCTAAAGGCAAAGGCCAAGGAAACTGAGATGTGGAGTTTATTAAGCACTACGTTGCTGAGTGAAGCTAAACTCGAGATGCAGAAT GGAGAGAGTCTTGCTTCTGCTATTGAGAACATGGTTCGAGCATCACATTTGAATGTCACCAAGAACCATGTTAGCTCGATGGGACCACAGTTATTGCTGCAGACTGCACTTTATGCGCGAATCG GAGTAACACATCTTTCATGGTTGAGCAGTGAGATCTTCCGAGAATGTTATGCCAACAACGCACCATTCGAGGACTATCTCAGAAGCACCTTTCGAAACTGTCAACTG CTAGCCCAGCAGGGCCGGTATCGCGATGTGTCAGCCTTGATGAAACAAATAGCACCCGAAAAACTACGCTCCCTCAAAGCAAATCAACAATGGACATGTTTTTCAGGACTCCTACAACTACAACGCCAAATCTACCG CGACGACAAAGTAGCAGCCGACCATCTTGTCACCCAACTCCAATCTATCCACCTCCCCGACAGCGACATCTCCCCCCTAATCTCCTTCTTGGCCATCGAGCACCAAATCCGCCAAGGCAACTACAGCCAAGCCTTCGAAACCGTCGAAAAAGCCGCGCAAACAATGCATCAAGACAACTTCGACATCCATTTCCAAGTCAAACTCCTCTGCCTGAAAGCTCGCATCCTCGAGAAAACCGATCAGCCCCAGCGCGGCTTCTCGCTAGCCATGCGAGCAGCAAGCATCGCGCACGGCTCACGGCTTCTCCCGGGCCTTTGGGAAGCTATCTGCGTGCTGGGAGGTGTGCTGCTGAGTCTAGGCGAGTTCGAGGCTGTTTCTGAACTCATTGAGAGTATTATGCCGAGGGTTCTGGAGACGGATGATTGTGATCTTGCGGCGAAGGCGCATTCGCTGCTTGTGGATGCGAATATGGGTATTGCGGGGGTTATGTGGAGTCAAGGACAGGGAAATACGCCTGCGCGGAAGGAGTATGTGAATCGCGCGCTGGGGTATATTGATTTTGCGTATGATCAGTACGCGGAAATTGAGGATATTCAGGGACAGTGTGAGATGATGGCGAAGAAGGCTACGATTATGCATCTTACGGGCGATTTGGTGCTGGCTAATGACTATGCGGCGAAGTATTTGGATCTGAGGAAGCAGCACGCTGTTGAGGTTTAG
- the COX13 gene encoding cytochrome c oxidase subunit VIa (BUSCO:EOG092654RM;~COG:C;~EggNog:ENOG410PNPT;~InterPro:IPR001349,IPR036418;~PFAM:PF02046;~TransMembrane:1 (i62-82o);~go_component: GO:0005743 - mitochondrial inner membrane [Evidence IEA];~go_component: GO:0005751 - mitochondrial respiratory chain complex IV [Evidence IEA];~go_function: GO:0004129 - cytochrome-c oxidase activity [Evidence IEA]) has translation MFPQRNIFRFSQRAAQQLRVAGQRRANSTQSNFPWAVDNAFNRERDAVKHHAAETSDLWRKLALYAVPPCLILAAINAYNLWEEHWEHWAHEPPLEERTEYPYQNIRVKNFPFGDGDKTIFWNSSVNYHNKDKPT, from the exons ATGTTCCCCCAGCGCAACATCTTCCGGTTCTCCCAGCGCGCTGCTCAGCAGCTGCGTGTCGCCGGCCAGCGCCGCGCCAACAGCACCCAGAGCAACTTCCCCTGGGCCGTCGACAACGCCTTTAACCGTGAGCGGGATGCTGTGAAGCACCACGCTGCTGAGACTAGCG ACCTCTGGAGGAAGCTCGCTCTCTA TGCCGTCCCTCCATGCTTGATCCTCGCGGCTATCAACGCCTACAACCTCTGGGAGGAGCACTGGGAGCACTGGGCCCACGAGCCTCCGCTTGAGGAGCGCACCGAGTATCCCTACCAGAACATCCGTGTGAAGAATTTCCCCTTCGGAGATGGTGACAAG ACTATCTT CTGGAACTCCAGCGTCAACTACCACAACAAGGACAAGCCCACTTAA
- the APN2 gene encoding DNA-(apurinic or apyrimidinic site) lyase APN2 (COG:L;~EggNog:ENOG410PJN6;~InterPro:IPR020848,IPR004808,IPR036691,IPR005135;~PFAM:PF03372;~go_function: GO:0003677 - DNA binding [Evidence IEA];~go_function: GO:0004518 - nuclease activity [Evidence IEA];~go_function: GO:0004519 - endonuclease activity [Evidence IEA];~go_process: GO:0006281 - DNA repair [Evidence IEA]) has translation MEREAVIRGIPCTISCRIPIDRRQAMFDTLEADIVVFQETKIQRKDLRDDMVLVPGWDCYFSLPRMKKGYSGVVIYTRNAKCAPIRAEEGIAGVLYPPNTSTPFRELPEEQQIGGYPTIEQLSQFEVDPAILDSEGRCVILEFPAFVLIGTYCPANRDESRDSFRQNFIEALDARVRNLIAMGKRVFLTGDLNIARGEIDSAHAGEAIRKGAATEDEYVSTRVRRIFNQLLSDGKVIGERDEGREKPALYDICRAYHPDRRGMYTCWEQRLNARPGNFGARIDYVLCSLDMQDWFCDSNIQEGLLGSDHCPVYATFKDSVTIDGNPVNILDVMNPHGMFQNGERQQEYSTKYLLPISGRLIPEFDRRRNIKDMFARKPVQKSSTVSATPERTTSVQEKESQSPATSDGNNTPSAQVTDETKITKGITRKRNQSAPTASIKRTKSTATQLPAPSAPGQKTLKGFFKPKSSPSKPSPTQISDDTPSERPESPSKRSIPSSSQPEDTPPQTKPHDPSTNEHAPSASQESETVIDPIVSKEDWSKLFSKKPPPTCDGHEEPCISLTTKKPGVNCGRAFWICQRPLGPSGNKEKGTQWRCPTFIWASDWNSTME, from the exons ATGGAGAGGGAAGCGGTCATTCGAGGTATTCCCTGTACGATCTCATGCAGAATCCCGATTGACAGAAGACAGGCGATGTTCGATACTTTGGAGGCGGATATTGTCGTCTTCCAAGAAACCAAAATTCAACGCAAGGATCTCCGGGATGACATGGTGTTGGTTCCCGGCTGGGATTGCTACTTCAGTCTGCCTAGAATGAAAAAGG GCTACTCTGGTGTTGTAATCTACACGCGCAATGCAAAATGTGCCCCAATCCGCGCAGAAGAAGGTATCGCAGGGGTCCTCTATCCACCCAACACATCGACTCCATTTCGGGAACTCCCAGAAGAGCAACAGATCGGGGGCTATCCAACCATTGAACAGCTATCACAGTTTGAAGTAGATCCGGCCATCCTCGACTCAGAAggtcgctgtgtcattctCGAGTTTCCGGCATTTGTTCTGATCGGCACATACTGTCCAGCAAATCGTGACGAAAGTCGCGATTCATTCCGTCAGAACTTCATCGAAGCTTTGGACGCCCGTGTTCGAAATCTGATTGCCATGGGTAAGAGGGTATTCTTGACTGGGGACCTGAACATTGCACGAGGAGAAATCGACTCAGCACATGCGGGAGAAGCAATCCGTAAGGGGGCCGCGACGGAGGACGAATATGTGTCTACCCGGGTACGACGGATCTTCAACCAGCTGCTATCCGATGGAAAGGTGATTGGTGAGCGAGACGAAGGGCGAGAGAAGCCGGCTCTGTATGATATTTGCAGAGCGTATCATCCTGATCGACGCGGCATGTATACGTGTTGGGAGCAGAGACTCAACGCTCGGCCAGGGAACTTCGGCGCGAGGATCGACTATGTCCTGTGTAGTCTGGATATGCAGGATTGGTTTTGTGATTCAAACATACAAGAGGGTCTTTTA GGATCTGACCATTGTCCGGTATATGCTACGTTCAAGGACTCGGTGACTATTGACGGAAATCCCGTCAATATACTGGATGTAATGAACCCACATGGCATGTTCCAAAATGGCGAGCGTCAGCAAGAATACTCAACCAAATATCTCCTCCCCATATCTGGACGGTTGATACCGGAATTTGATAGAAGGAGAAACATCAAAGATATGTTCGCGCGCAAGCCAGTGCAAAAGTCGAGTACCGTGTCTGCGACTCCAGAGCGAACTACGTCGGTTCAGGAAAAGGAATCACAATCACCCGCGACATCAGACGGGAATAACACGCCGTCTGCCCAAGTTACAGACGAAACAAAGATTACCAAAGGCATCACTCGCAAGAGAAATCAATCTGCACCGACAGCATCCATAAAGCGCACAAAATCGACGGCTACACAACTCCCAGCTCCGTCAGCACCCGGGCAAAAGACTCTCAAAGGCTTTTTCAAACCGAAAAGCAGTCCCTCCAAGCCGTCTCCCACACAAATCTCTGATGACACACCCAGCGAACGACCCGAATCCCCCTCCAAGCGCAGCATCCCATCCTCCAGCCAACCCGAAGACACCCCACCCCAAACCAAACCCCACGATCCATCGACCAATGAACACGCCCCCTCCGCATCCCAGGAAAGCGAAACCGTTATCGACCCCATCGTCAGCAAAGAAGACTGGTCCAAACTGTTCAGCAAGAAACCGCCACCCACGTGTGACGGCCACGAGGAACCttgtatcagcctcacgacGAAGAAACCAGGCGTCAACTGTGGGAGGGCGTTCTGGATTTGTCAAAGGCCGCTAGGACCGAGTGGGAATAAAGAGAAGGGCACGCAGTGGCGATGTCCGACGTTTATCTGGGCTAGTGATTGGAATAGCACTATGGAGTAG
- a CDS encoding HMG-box domain-containing protein (COG:K;~EggNog:ENOG410QDNT;~InterPro:IPR009071,IPR036910;~PFAM:PF00505,PF09011), giving the protein MATVPYTTNPTTKSSDTVTELLWKDALRHLKYTNNEVLLPTNVRDMIGQDNVDKIKSRLSALLGAPVVGFIDESINAFRLMRTPTFSGSAVSVASHDTLVKVPKKGSFGSSTNQREKPPVSSKAAKVPRPPNAFILYRQHHHPKIKEAYPDFQNNDISIMLGKQWKAEPEEVRAHYKALADEQKKKHAEEYPDYQYTPRRPCERKRRASSRQYAKHSKAAAAAGLAAASAKAKSYASTGIGLGLGSIPESGAGTTTRHTPKAESPTSMTSGATLSTVSTPAMQAANGMDHDLSEFNVFFGPSDLQDEQFNFDTVSFDAMVQQLRNDQNQDVFLQPLNPTEQAAVDSFEFSDYIADCF; this is encoded by the exons ATGGCTACGGTACCTTACACTACGAATCCAACAACCAAATCCTCCGACACAGTTACAGAGCTGCTCTGGAAGGACGCTTTACGCCATTTGAAATATACGAACAACGAGGTGCTTCTTCCAACCAATGTGCGAGACATGATCGGCCAAGACAATGTCGACAAGATAAAATCTCGCCTCAG TGCACTTCTTGGTGCTCCCGTTGTGGGCTTCATTGATGAGTCTATAAATGCTTTTCGTCTTATGCGCACCCCTACATTTTCGGGCTCTGCAGTATCTGTTGCATCTCACGACACACTGGTAAAAGTGCCAAAAAAGGGTTCATTCGGCTCGTCGACGAATCAACGAGAAAAGCCTCCAGTATCATCAAAAGCTGCAAAAGTCCCGCGACCCCCAAATGCCTTTATCCTTTACCGTCAGCACCATCACCCGAAGATTAAAGAAGCATACCCTGACTTTCAAAATAACGATATTT CCATCATGTTGGGGAAGCAGTGGAAAGCAGAACCGGAAGAAGTCAGGGCACATTACAAGGCACTGGCAGAcgagcaaaagaagaaacacGCCGAAGAGTACCCAGACTACCAATATACACCACGCCGGCCATGCGAGCGGAAACGCCGAGCATCATCACGCCAATACGCCAAACACTCGAAAgcagccgccgccgcagGTCTCGCAGCAGCAAGCGCAAAAGCAAAGTCATACGCCAGTACGGGGATAGGATTGGGACTGGGATCAATACCGGAATCGGGAGCAGGGACAACTACAAGACACACCCCCAAAGCCGAATCACCAACATCAATGACATCGGGTGCCACACTATCCACCGTTTCGACACCAGCAATGCAGGCAGCGAATGGCATGGACCACGACCTCTCCGAATTCAACGTCTTCTTCGGCCCCAGCGATCTACAAGACGAGCAGTTTAATTTCGATACGGTCAGCTTTGATGCCATGGTACAGCAACTACGGAACGATCAGAACCAGGATGTATTCCTGCAACCGTTGAATCCTACGGAGCAGGCGGCGGTGGATTCGTTTGAGTTCTCGGACTATATTGCAGATTGTTTCTGA
- the MAT1-2-4 gene encoding putative mating locus protein (COG:S;~EggNog:ENOG410PYBK) → MERMTNEHLAYLTQKYGYHFVFRVSPQMYYMIRTVAEEIDFWGHNPRGTEERIRTQSICYEAFEHQLRLHDVEKRILVNITNCSARDAMVFCTCFPPPVFFFFFFSSKLTSF, encoded by the exons ATGGAGAGAATGACGAACGAACATCTCGCATACCTGACACAGAAATATGGCTACCATTTCGTTTTCAGGGTCAGTCCCCAAATGTACTACATGAT ACGCACTGTCGCCGAGGAAATTGACTTTTGGGGACACAACCCCCGTGGAACCGAGGAGCGTATCCGGACCCAGAGTATTTGCTATGAGGCATTCGAGCACCAGCTTCGTCTGCATGATGTGGAAAAAAGGATCTTGGTAAATATCACAAATTGTTCTGCACGAGATGCAATGGTGTTCTGTACATGTTTTCCGCCTcccgtttttttttttttctttttttcatcAAAGCTAACTAGTTTCTAG